Proteins encoded together in one Meles meles chromosome 7, mMelMel3.1 paternal haplotype, whole genome shotgun sequence window:
- the LOC123946453 gene encoding olfactory receptor 6C2-like, with translation MKNHSAVTTFILLGLTNDPQLEIFIFIFLFISYMLSVIGNLIIISLILVDSHLKTAMYFFLQNFSFLEISFTTACVPPYLYVISSGDRTITIKACFSQIFFIVLFGATEFFLLAVMSYDRYVAISKPLYYVTIMDSRVCRNLILCCWVSGLLIILPLLGLSLHLEFCDSVIDHFYCDASPLLKNSCSDTWSIEQLVIVCAVLTFIMTLVCIVLSYIYIIRTILRLPSVQQRKKAFSTCSSHMIVVSITYGSCIFMYVKPSAKDEVAINKAVSLLTISVAPLLNPFIYTLRNKQVKQSFHDTLKRLASLSEKY, from the coding sequence ATGAAAAACCATTCAGCAGTAACAACGTTCATCTTACTGGGTTTGACAAATGACCCACAgctagagatttttatttttatctttctgtttatCTCATATATGTTAAGTGTAATTGGAAATCTGATCATAATTTCTCTCATCTTGGTGGATTCTCATTTAAAAACagctatgtatttttttcttcaaaatttctctttcttagaaATCTCATTCACAACTGCCTGTGTCCCCCCATACCTGTACGTCATATCAAGTGGGGACAGAACCATCACCATTAAGGCTTGCTTCAGCCAAATCTTTTTTATTGTCCTCTTTGGAGctacagaattttttcttttggctgtGATGTCTTACGACCGCTACGTGGCCATCTCTAAACCACTGTATTACGTGACCATCATGGACAGCAGAGTCTGCAGGAATCTCATCCTCTGTTGTTGGGTATCTGGCTTATTGATTATCCTTCCACTCCTTGGTTTGAGTCTCCATCTGGAATTCTGTGACTCTGTTATTGACCATTTTTATTGTGATGCTTCTCCATTACTGAAGAATTCATGTTCAGATACTTGGTCTATAGAGCAGCTGGTTATAGTCTGTGCTGTGTTGACCTTCATAATGACCCTTGTGTGTATAGTTCTATCATACATATACATCATTAGGACAATTCTAAGATTACCCTCTGtccagcaaaggaaaaaagccttttccacctgttcttcccacatgattGTGGTTTCCATCACCTATGGCAGCTGCATATTTATGTATGTCAAACCTTCAGCTAAGGATGAAGTGGCCATTAATAAGGCAGTTTCTCTGCTCACTATATCTGTTGCCCCTTTGTTGAACCCTTTCATTTATACCCTGAGAAATAAACAAGTAAAGCAGTCTTTCCATGATACCCTTAAAAGACTTGCATCTCTTTCAgagaaatattag